The genomic window TCAAACACGTCAACAGCAGTCCACGGGCGCGCACTAAAGAAAAGTTCTTTTCTCCTTGTTGAAAGCGAAGAGTCTTCTGTCTGCCGTTGGTAGTCTCTAAGAGTGTCTGTACCTACActcgtcttccgctgtcATCCGCttgcgcgagcggcgctgcaaCCCTCCCCTGCTCCTCGTTGACGCTGTCTCTCCGTGCTAACATTCCTATCTGGCtgtgtgtatatatctatacatatatctctCTATTCACCTATATTTTCGTCTATCTATCCATATATATTCGTAGTGTGCTCCCAATGCACTTATTTTTCGTTTCTGTTGCTTTCGCGTCTCGTGTGTCTTTTTCGCGATGAAGGAGATTGCGTTTTTCATTCTTCCGCTGGGCGGCGTGTTGGCGGTTCTCTTGTGCACGCCGCTCCAGTTTTTGCAGCGCGCGTGCATCTCGTTTTCTTGTCTGCAGCTGTCCGTCGGGCGCCGCTTTTCTCTGCGGATTTCCtccgcgtttttcttttACTCGCTATTCCGCTTCGCGAGCACATGTCTGCGCGTGCTTAGGGACTCGCGCGCGTTCGACCCCGAGGGGCCCTACGGGGCGCAGGCCCCCGCGGGCCCGTGGGGGGCGCCTGCCCCCTCCGCGGCCCGGGGCCTGTCGCTGGACgtgcggagacaggcgcagaTTCTGCGGCACCAGCGGAACTTTTGGATAACGCTCTCGGCGGTGTTCATTTGGCTGTTTGTCTGGATTCTCGCGAAGCTCCTCCACTGGTACTGGCGGGAaatcgaggcgcgcgagaagcaagtcgccgagctgcagcagcggcgccgcgcagcggctgcccgccccgccgcgctcgcgcccgcgccttccccccccaggcctccgcgcgagacgcgcccaGGCGGCGAAGTCGAAATGACTGCTGCGGAAcgctcgcgcgaggcctcgggcgaaggcgcgagagagactccgcgaggcgaggactcagcggccgcgcgcgcgcccacCTCTTCGCGGCAAAGAGGCTCCtgccggcagccgcaggcgcagtcTCAGGATCTCGTGGACTGAAAAAAATCGAGTCGCCCGTCAGGTAGCGCACCCCTCAGCGACGCTGCCGAggctactgattagactagcatctgagtagtagttttctctcgctgttaagatgagtgagagCAAAGCCCCGCGCGTCTAGAGCCTGCCTCGGGGagaacatatatatatatatatatatatgtatatgtttacatatatatattatgtatgcgtatatatgtgtattacagatatatatatgtacaatttacatatatatatatgaactgtgtatgaatatatatgcatgttacgtgtatatatgcatgtttTTGCGTCCGTGGTGATGCGGGGGATTACGAGGAGTCTAGCTCCTTCAAGAGTGAATAAATCTCTCCACACAGATGCACATTTAGCTGATTCCGTGCGAAGATACGCTTGCAAacggcgcgtgcgcttctCCATTTCTTCGTCCAAGCCGGTTTCAGCTCGCGCGTGTTTGTGCGTCGGTTCACGGGGTGGAGTTTGACGCTGAGACTCTTCCTGGGGGTTCAGCctcttttcgtcttcttcaccAACCTCTAAAAACACCTGAGGAAACACCCTAGGCTCTCCATCAAAGTCAGCACAGATACGCCTCAAAGAACCTGCACACCGCGCACGACTCGTCTAAAGCCCCATGCACTCGCAGGCAAACAATTTACCCCTGTGTGCGTACTGTACCGGGAGCTGCGCTTGCCAGCAAattccgcctcgcctgcgtcatCCCAAGTCCtcaactatatatatatatatatatatataaacagcgagagacagacgggTATCTCTTCATGGCAGCTGGCATAGACAGAAGTataaatatgcatatacatatacatatatatatatatataaatgtagGAGCTGCTTCAGTCTAGGTATAGTACGGGCTGTGCTTGCCCCGGTCTCCTTCACACCGCAGCGCACTCCATTTTCTCTGGGGGCTGAGGCGGGCCAGAGGAAAGGGTCGCGGGGTGTGCGCTACGAAGACTGCCGCATGCAACTTCAGAGTTGCAAAAGTGCAGTCTACTACGTTGCTGAATCCCCACTGCGTTGCACACGGCCAGCGACCATAATCTGGAGAAAATATCTTTGTATGTGGATGTGCACACAGGTAGGCACGTTCGTACAGGAGCTGCCGGTCGC from Besnoitia besnoiti strain Bb-Ger1 chromosome XIII, whole genome shotgun sequence includes these protein-coding regions:
- a CDS encoding hypothetical protein (encoded by transcript BESB_030070) — protein: MKEIAFFILPLGGVLAVLLCTPLQFLQRACISFSCLQLSVGRRFSLRISSAFFFYSLFRFASTCLRVLRDSRAFDPEGPYGAQAPAGPWGAPAPSAARGLSLDVRRQAQILRHQRNFWITLSAVFIWLFVWILAKLLHWYWREIEAREKQVAELQQRRRAAAARPAALAPAPSPPRPPRETRPGGEVEMTAAERSREASGEGARETPRGEDSAAARAPTSSRQRGSCRQPQAQSQDLVD